A single region of the Brachypodium distachyon strain Bd21 chromosome 3, Brachypodium_distachyon_v3.0, whole genome shotgun sequence genome encodes:
- the LOC100846924 gene encoding probable tocopherol cyclase, chloroplastic isoform X2 — MHLESLSQIKNSKILGRHELMLGNTFIPSKGSTSPDGEVPPQEFSNRVLEGYQVTPIWHQGFIRDDGRSKYVPNVQTARWEYSTRPVCGWGDVTSKQKSTAGWLAAFPLFEPHWQICMAGGVSTGWIEWDGERFEFENAPSYSEKNWGGGFPRKWYWIQCNVFSGASGEVALTAAGGLRKIGLGDTYESPSLIGVHYDGVFYEFVPWTGTVSWDIAPWGQWKMSGENKSHLVEIEATTKEPGTTLRAPTMEAGLVPACKDTCYGDLKLQLWEKRHDGGKGKMILDTTSNMAALEVGGGPWFNEWKGTTVSNELVNSIIGTQVDVDSLLLIPVLKPPGL; from the exons ATGCACCTGGAAAGCCTATCGCAAATCAAAAACTCCAAAATATTAG GTAGGCATGAACTAATGCTTGGAAATACTTTCATTCCCAGTAAAGGCTCAACTTCCCCAGATGGGGAGGTTCCCCCTCAG GAGTTTTCTAATCGTGTTTTGGAAGGCTACCAAGTCACCCCAATTTGGCATCAGGGCTTCATACGTGATGACGGAAG GTCGAAGTATGTGCCAAATGTCCAAACAGCTCGTTGGGAGTACAGCACTCGTCCAGTGTGTGGCTGGGGTGATGTCACATCTAAGCAGAAGTCCACTGCTGGTTGGCTTGCTGCTTTTCCGCTCTTTGAACCTCATTGGCAAATATGTATGGCTGGTGGCGTATCCACAG GATGGATAGAATGGGATGGGGAACGGTTTGAATTCGAAAATGCTCCATCTTATTCAGAAAAGAACTGGGGTGGGGGTTTCCCAAGGAAGTGGTATTGG ATCCAGTGCAATGTCTTCTCAGGGGCATCTGGTGAAGTTGCTTTAACTGCTGCTGGTGGATTGAGGAAAATTGGATTGGGAGACACCTACGAGAGTCCTTCGCTG ATTGGCGTCCATTACGATGGAGTATTCTATGAATTTGTGCCTTGGACTGGGACAGTAAGCTGGGACATTGCTCCTTGGGGTCAATGGAAGATGTCTGGCGAGAACAAAAGTCATTTG GTTGAAATAGAAGCAACCACCAAAGAACCAGGCACCACTTTGCGAGCTCCAACGATGGAGGCTGGATTGGTACCAGCATGCAAAGACACCTGTTATGGTGATCTCAAGCTGCAACTGTGGGAAAAGAGACACGATGGTGGCAAAGGGAag ATGATACTCGATACCACAAGCAACATGGCAGCGCTGGAAGTTGGAGGAGGCCCCTGGTTCAACGAGTGGAAAGGCACAACTGTTTCGAACGAGCTTGTGAATAGCATTATTGGCACGCAGGTTGATGTGGATAGCCTCCTGCTGATTCCAGTTCTCAAGCCCCCCGGTCTGTAG
- the LOC100846924 gene encoding probable tocopherol cyclase, chloroplastic isoform X1 produces the protein MGLVTVAAAVVPGATPVPRAPRPRPRWCPRPSRSFTTRAAAEPAAAAPAPVYAPTPRDRPLRTPHSGYHYDGTARPFFEGWYFKVSIPEVRQSFCFMYSVENPFFRDGMSALDRILYGPRFTGVGAQILGADDKYICQFSEKSNNFWGSRHELMLGNTFIPSKGSTSPDGEVPPQEFSNRVLEGYQVTPIWHQGFIRDDGRSKYVPNVQTARWEYSTRPVCGWGDVTSKQKSTAGWLAAFPLFEPHWQICMAGGVSTGWIEWDGERFEFENAPSYSEKNWGGGFPRKWYWIQCNVFSGASGEVALTAAGGLRKIGLGDTYESPSLIGVHYDGVFYEFVPWTGTVSWDIAPWGQWKMSGENKSHLVEIEATTKEPGTTLRAPTMEAGLVPACKDTCYGDLKLQLWEKRHDGGKGKMILDTTSNMAALEVGGGPWFNEWKGTTVSNELVNSIIGTQVDVDSLLLIPVLKPPGL, from the exons ATGGGCCTCGTcactgtcgccgccgccgtcgtgccGGGCGCGACGCCAGTGCCCCGCGCCCCGCGACCGCGACCGCGGTGGTGCCCCCGGCCCAGCCGCAGCTTCACCACACGCGCGGCCGCCGagccggcggctgcggcgcccGCCCCCGTCTACGCTCCCACTCCGCGGGACCGGCCCCTGCGGACGCCGCACAGCGG TTATCACTACGATGGAACAGCTCGGCCCTTCTTTGAAGGATGGTACTTCAAGGTGTCCATCCCAGAAGTCAGGCAGAGCTTCTGTTTCATGTACTCTGTAGAGAATCCATTTTTCCGTGATGGAATGAGTGCTTTGGACCGGATCTTATATGGTCCACGGTTTACTGGGGTGGGAGCACAAATTCTTGGTGCAGATGACAAGTACATATGCCAGTTCTCtgaaaaatcaaacaatttTTGGGGAA GTAGGCATGAACTAATGCTTGGAAATACTTTCATTCCCAGTAAAGGCTCAACTTCCCCAGATGGGGAGGTTCCCCCTCAG GAGTTTTCTAATCGTGTTTTGGAAGGCTACCAAGTCACCCCAATTTGGCATCAGGGCTTCATACGTGATGACGGAAG GTCGAAGTATGTGCCAAATGTCCAAACAGCTCGTTGGGAGTACAGCACTCGTCCAGTGTGTGGCTGGGGTGATGTCACATCTAAGCAGAAGTCCACTGCTGGTTGGCTTGCTGCTTTTCCGCTCTTTGAACCTCATTGGCAAATATGTATGGCTGGTGGCGTATCCACAG GATGGATAGAATGGGATGGGGAACGGTTTGAATTCGAAAATGCTCCATCTTATTCAGAAAAGAACTGGGGTGGGGGTTTCCCAAGGAAGTGGTATTGG ATCCAGTGCAATGTCTTCTCAGGGGCATCTGGTGAAGTTGCTTTAACTGCTGCTGGTGGATTGAGGAAAATTGGATTGGGAGACACCTACGAGAGTCCTTCGCTG ATTGGCGTCCATTACGATGGAGTATTCTATGAATTTGTGCCTTGGACTGGGACAGTAAGCTGGGACATTGCTCCTTGGGGTCAATGGAAGATGTCTGGCGAGAACAAAAGTCATTTG GTTGAAATAGAAGCAACCACCAAAGAACCAGGCACCACTTTGCGAGCTCCAACGATGGAGGCTGGATTGGTACCAGCATGCAAAGACACCTGTTATGGTGATCTCAAGCTGCAACTGTGGGAAAAGAGACACGATGGTGGCAAAGGGAag ATGATACTCGATACCACAAGCAACATGGCAGCGCTGGAAGTTGGAGGAGGCCCCTGGTTCAACGAGTGGAAAGGCACAACTGTTTCGAACGAGCTTGTGAATAGCATTATTGGCACGCAGGTTGATGTGGATAGCCTCCTGCTGATTCCAGTTCTCAAGCCCCCCGGTCTGTAG